The DNA segment CGCCGGCGGCCAGGGATTTCCCTATTCGATCACGGTGGCGGCCAAGGAGTGGTTCATCCATAACTTCTCCTTTTTCGTCTATCCGGAGCCGGCACAAGCGGCCGCTCACCTGATTGAAGTTTTCGGCACGGACGCCCAGAAGAAGAAGTACATGGAAAAGATGTACGCCGGGATCTGGGGCGGCACGATGGCCCTGACGGAGCCCTCCGCAGGGTCCGACGTGGGCAACCTGAAGTGCAAGGCCATCCGGAAGCCCGACGGCACGTTCCGTCTCCAGGGGACGAAGCAGTTCATCACCGGGGGCGATCATGACCTGACGGAAAACATCATCCATCCCGTCCTGGCCCGGATTGAAGGAGATCCCCCGGGGACGGGCGGAATCTCCATTTTCCTGGTACCCAAGTACATCGTCAACGACGACGGGACGATGGGACGCCGGAACGACTATTCGATCGGCGGCATCGAGCACAAGATGGGACTGCACGGCAGCTCCACCTGCGTCATGAATTTCGGCGATAACGGAGACTGCTACGCGGAGCTCCTGGGCAAGGAGCGCGAAGGAATCAAGGTCATGTTCCAGATGATGAACGAGGCCCGCATCGGCGTGGGACTCCAGTCACTGGCCGCCGCATCCATGGCCTACCTGCACGCCCTCCAGTATTCGAAAGAGCGGCTGCAGGGCTCTTCGCTTCTCAACATGAAGAATCCGGAGGCCCCCAGGGTCCCGATCATCCAGCACGCCGACGTCCGGCGGATGCTCCTGTGGATGAAGGCGCACGTCGACGGGATGCGCGCCATGCTGTACTATACGGCCTACTGCCTGGACCGCGAGGAGGGCATGGAATCGGAGGCGGACCGCGAGAAGTACAAGGGCATCATGGAGGTCCTGACGCCTCTCTGCAAGGCCTACTGCTCGGATATCGCCTTCCGGGTCACCGAAATCGCCATCCAGACCTACGGCGGTTACGGTTACTGCGCCGAGTATCCCGTGGAGCAGCTCATGCGGGACATCAAGATCGCCTCGATCTATGAGGGGACGAACGGCATCCAGGCACTGGACCTGGTCGGGCGCAAGCTCGGCCAGAAGAAGGGCCTCTACTTCATGAGCCTCCTCGGCGAGATGAACGCGACCGTGGCGAAGTACCAGGCGAATGAAACCTTGAAGCCGCTGGCCGCCGACGTGCAGCAGGCGGTGAACACCCTGGCCGAGATGGCCATGTATTTCGGGGGCAGCGTCAAATCGGGGAAATTCATGGTCCCCATCAGCAACGCCTACCCGTTTATGATGGCGATGAGCAAGATCGTCATGGCCTGGTTCCTTCTGTGGGGAGCCGGCATTGCCGAGGAAAAGCTGGAGTCCATCTGTGCCGCGAAGAAGGTCGATGTCAAAGATAAAGCGAAGCTTGCGGCCCTGGCCGGGAGCGACTCCGAGGCGGCTTTCTACATCGGCAAGGTCGAGGAGGCAAAATACTTCATCAACCACGTCCTGCCGGAAGTGGATGCGACCGTGAAGGCGATCAAGAGTGAAGATCTCTCCATGCTCGACATTCCGGAGGAAAGCTTTGCGGTCTAACCCG comes from the Syntrophales bacterium genome and includes:
- a CDS encoding acyl-CoA dehydrogenase, which gives rise to MASLILDRRDQIFVLQEMLKTEDLCGMSKWADFSQETFEMVLKEAERLALDVVFPTLVSGDREGCRLEDGQVHVPPSFQRCFDVYRDGGWINMGVSQDAGGQGFPYSITVAAKEWFIHNFSFFVYPEPAQAAAHLIEVFGTDAQKKKYMEKMYAGIWGGTMALTEPSAGSDVGNLKCKAIRKPDGTFRLQGTKQFITGGDHDLTENIIHPVLARIEGDPPGTGGISIFLVPKYIVNDDGTMGRRNDYSIGGIEHKMGLHGSSTCVMNFGDNGDCYAELLGKEREGIKVMFQMMNEARIGVGLQSLAAASMAYLHALQYSKERLQGSSLLNMKNPEAPRVPIIQHADVRRMLLWMKAHVDGMRAMLYYTAYCLDREEGMESEADREKYKGIMEVLTPLCKAYCSDIAFRVTEIAIQTYGGYGYCAEYPVEQLMRDIKIASIYEGTNGIQALDLVGRKLGQKKGLYFMSLLGEMNATVAKYQANETLKPLAADVQQAVNTLAEMAMYFGGSVKSGKFMVPISNAYPFMMAMSKIVMAWFLLWGAGIAEEKLESICAAKKVDVKDKAKLAALAGSDSEAAFYIGKVEEAKYFINHVLPEVDATVKAIKSEDLSMLDIPEESFAV